The following proteins are co-located in the Paludibaculum fermentans genome:
- a CDS encoding substrate-binding domain-containing protein, producing the protein MKYTMFLALAVLALTGCGGGPHHQPSEKYYLVCANPKIPYWQEAGAGLVKAATELNVQAELIGPDVYDAKSELAEFKRIMANKPAGILISPGDSTVLRPEIDAAVAAGVPVITVDSDAPQSQRLFFIGTNNYQAGQMGGALLAKLLNGKGNVVFYTIANQKNLEERLDGYRAALAASPGIKVTQIIDMKGDARVAFDTTTDLVDKKTAVDAFVSLESLSGSEIAEVLERKKVDGKIILAMDTAASTLGWIEKGKIAATLMQKPYTMGYYGLKTLAGIVLEKQSASGSGKPNAADPKAPFPVFMDTGTMLVDKTNVAQVKH; encoded by the coding sequence ATGAAATACACCATGTTCCTCGCGTTGGCTGTCCTTGCACTCACGGGCTGCGGTGGCGGACCCCACCATCAACCGAGCGAAAAATACTATCTTGTCTGCGCTAATCCGAAAATCCCCTACTGGCAGGAAGCCGGCGCCGGGTTGGTCAAGGCGGCTACGGAGCTGAATGTCCAAGCCGAACTCATCGGTCCGGATGTCTACGACGCCAAGTCGGAACTGGCGGAGTTCAAGCGCATCATGGCTAACAAGCCCGCGGGGATCCTGATCTCGCCGGGTGATTCGACGGTACTGCGGCCGGAGATCGACGCCGCCGTGGCCGCCGGTGTTCCCGTCATTACAGTCGATTCTGATGCTCCGCAGAGCCAGCGGCTCTTCTTCATCGGTACTAATAACTATCAAGCTGGACAAATGGGCGGGGCGCTGCTGGCCAAGCTCCTGAACGGGAAGGGCAACGTTGTCTTCTACACAATCGCCAACCAGAAGAACCTCGAAGAGCGCCTGGACGGCTACCGCGCCGCCCTGGCCGCTTCACCCGGGATCAAGGTGACGCAAATCATCGACATGAAGGGCGATGCGCGCGTGGCCTTCGACACGACCACTGACCTTGTCGACAAGAAGACTGCGGTGGATGCTTTCGTCTCCCTGGAATCGCTCTCCGGCAGCGAGATTGCCGAGGTGCTGGAGCGCAAGAAGGTGGACGGCAAGATCATTCTTGCCATGGACACGGCGGCCAGCACGTTGGGTTGGATTGAGAAGGGCAAGATCGCGGCGACCCTGATGCAGAAGCCCTACACGATGGGCTATTACGGCCTGAAGACGCTTGCGGGCATCGTCCTGGAGAAGCAGTCCGCTAGCGGCAGCGGCAAGCCGAATGCGGCTGATCCGAAGGCGCCGTTCCCGGTCTTCATGGACACGGGCACGATGCTGGTGGACAAGACGAATGTGGCCCAGGTGAAACACTAG